A stretch of the Bacteroidota bacterium genome encodes the following:
- a CDS encoding DUF1579 domain-containing protein yields the protein MKKAFFVFIFILSATLFAQDDPMKAWTEYMTPGEMHQWLAQSVGVWNYTQESWMSPGTAATVDTGISKHTMILGGRYLQIVHEGSAFGTPFTGANIVGYDNKLKKFFSFWIDNLGTGYTVATGDYDKTTNTVTLLGSMLDPVSGSDYKYKMVIMQPQSGKVANEMYGYDKSGSEFLMMRSIYKKAE from the coding sequence TCGTCTTCATTTTTATCCTCTCAGCAACCCTGTTCGCTCAGGATGATCCTATGAAAGCATGGACTGAATATATGACACCGGGTGAGATGCACCAGTGGCTTGCACAGTCTGTCGGTGTATGGAATTATACTCAGGAATCGTGGATGTCTCCGGGAACTGCTGCCACGGTTGATACAGGGATCTCCAAACACACCATGATACTTGGCGGCAGATATCTCCAGATAGTGCATGAAGGTTCTGCCTTCGGGACACCATTCACCGGAGCAAATATTGTCGGTTACGACAACAAATTGAAAAAATTCTTCTCCTTTTGGATAGACAATCTTGGAACGGGATATACCGTTGCCACAGGTGACTATGACAAAACCACGAATACGGTTACTCTCCTTGGCTCAATGCTTGACCCGGTCTCCGGCAGTGATTACAAATATAAAATGGTGATCATGCAACCTCAATCAGGGAAGGTGGCTAACGAGATGTATGGTTATGACAAGTCGGGAAGTGAATTCCTGATGATGAGATCTATTTACAAAAAGGCTGAGTAA